From a region of the Pseudomonas fulva 12-X genome:
- a CDS encoding M4 family metallopeptidase, whose product MNRSLIPPYLLDRIIGHGSEQQRDCARNTLQHVASLRHNNGKPRSNNVQARQLMAAGQPERSIHDAQQRMQLPGQLVRGEGQPASGDEAIDEAYEALGATYRFFHEVLGRHSIDGNGLPLIGTVHYGQRYENAFWNGEQMVFGDGDGEIFNRFTIALDVVAHELTHGVIDSEAALVYVNQSGALNESLSDVFGILTKQYTLQQTAQQSDWIIGAGLLTESVNGKGLRSMAEPGSAYDDPLLGKDPQPAHMRDFVQTREDNGGVHINSGIPNRAFYLSAVALGGHAWEKAGPIWYDTLCDERLGNDADFAAFASLCVDRAAQRFGQGSSEAAAVAKAWKDVGVEVTQP is encoded by the coding sequence ATGAACCGCAGCCTGATCCCGCCCTACCTTCTCGACCGCATCATCGGTCACGGCTCCGAGCAGCAGCGCGATTGCGCGCGCAACACCCTGCAGCACGTCGCCTCCCTCAGGCATAACAACGGCAAGCCGCGTTCCAACAACGTGCAGGCGCGCCAGCTGATGGCGGCTGGCCAACCCGAGCGCAGCATCCATGATGCGCAGCAGCGGATGCAGCTACCCGGCCAGCTCGTTCGCGGCGAAGGCCAGCCGGCCAGTGGCGACGAGGCTATCGACGAAGCCTACGAGGCGCTGGGCGCCACCTACCGGTTCTTCCATGAGGTGCTCGGCCGGCATTCCATCGATGGTAACGGGCTGCCACTGATCGGCACCGTGCATTACGGCCAGCGTTACGAGAACGCCTTCTGGAATGGCGAGCAGATGGTCTTCGGCGACGGTGACGGCGAAATCTTCAACCGCTTCACCATCGCCCTGGACGTGGTCGCCCACGAGCTGACCCATGGCGTGATCGACAGCGAGGCAGCGCTGGTTTACGTCAACCAGTCCGGCGCCCTCAACGAATCGCTCTCCGACGTGTTCGGCATCCTCACCAAGCAGTACACCCTGCAGCAGACTGCCCAGCAGTCGGACTGGATCATCGGTGCCGGCCTGCTTACCGAGTCGGTCAACGGCAAGGGGCTGCGCTCCATGGCAGAGCCTGGTAGCGCCTACGACGATCCGCTGCTGGGCAAGGACCCGCAGCCGGCCCACATGCGCGACTTCGTGCAGACCCGCGAGGATAACGGCGGCGTGCATATCAACTCGGGCATCCCCAACCGCGCCTTCTATCTGTCCGCCGTCGCGCTGGGCGGCCACGCCTGGGAAAAGGCCGGGCCGATCTGGTACGACACCTTGTGTGACGAGCGCCTTGGCAACGACGCCGACTTCGCCGCCTTCGCGAGCCTGTGCGTGGATCGCGCCGCACAGCGCTTCGGCCAGGGCTCAAGCGAGGCCGCCGCCGTGGCCAAGGCCTGGAAGGATGTCGGCGTCGAGGTGACTCAACCATGA
- a CDS encoding MFS transporter produces the protein MTALPYWRLSGFYLFYFALLGATAPFLGLYFAHLGFSPARIGELVAIPMLMRCIAPNLWGWLGDYSGRRLLIVRLGALCTLLSLSLIFVSHSYAWLALVMALHAFFWHAVLPQFEVITLAHLREQSARYAQIRLWGSIGFILSVVGLGKTFELLSLDVYPWALLIIIAGIALSSFWVPDAQPLASSQSADQGGFLRQLKQPGVLAFYLCVALMQLSHGPYYTFLSIHLEHLGYSRGLIGMLWALGVVAEVLVFMAMARLLQRFSLRQVLIASFATAALRWVLMGFLADHLSVLLFAQVLHAATFGSFHAASIAFVQRSFGARQQGQGQALYASLAGIGGAFGALYAGYSWHGLGPQWTFALAGLAALLAAVIMARRTAEPT, from the coding sequence CCGGTTTCTACCTCTTCTACTTCGCACTGCTTGGCGCCACGGCGCCGTTCCTCGGCCTGTACTTCGCCCACCTCGGTTTCTCGCCGGCACGCATCGGCGAGTTGGTCGCCATTCCCATGCTGATGCGCTGCATCGCGCCGAACCTGTGGGGCTGGCTGGGCGATTACAGCGGCCGGCGCCTGCTGATCGTTCGACTCGGCGCCTTGTGCACCTTGCTCAGCCTGAGCCTTATCTTCGTCAGCCACAGCTATGCCTGGCTGGCACTGGTGATGGCCCTGCATGCCTTCTTCTGGCACGCGGTGCTGCCGCAGTTCGAGGTCATCACCCTGGCGCATCTGCGCGAGCAGTCGGCGCGCTATGCGCAGATTCGCCTGTGGGGCTCGATCGGTTTCATTCTCAGCGTGGTCGGTCTGGGCAAGACATTCGAGCTGCTCAGCCTGGATGTGTATCCCTGGGCGCTGCTGATCATCATCGCCGGCATCGCCCTGAGCAGCTTCTGGGTACCGGACGCTCAGCCGTTGGCGTCGTCGCAGTCGGCGGATCAGGGTGGCTTCCTGAGGCAGCTCAAACAGCCTGGCGTGCTGGCTTTCTACCTGTGTGTGGCGCTGATGCAGCTGTCCCACGGGCCGTACTACACCTTTCTGAGCATTCACCTGGAGCATCTCGGCTACAGCCGCGGCCTGATCGGCATGCTCTGGGCGCTAGGCGTGGTCGCCGAGGTGCTGGTGTTCATGGCCATGGCGCGCCTGCTGCAGCGCTTCAGCCTGCGCCAGGTGCTGATCGCCAGCTTCGCGACCGCCGCGCTGCGTTGGGTGCTGATGGGCTTTCTGGCCGATCACCTGAGCGTGCTGCTGTTCGCCCAGGTGCTGCATGCCGCCACCTTCGGCAGTTTTCACGCGGCGTCTATCGCCTTCGTGCAGCGCAGCTTCGGCGCCCGCCAGCAGGGCCAGGGCCAGGCGCTGTACGCCTCGCTGGCAGGCATTGGCGGCGCGTTCGGTGCGTTGTACGCCGGCTACAGCTGGCACGGTCTCGGCCCGCAGTGGACATTCGCCCTGGCGGGGCTGGCCGCGCTGCTCGCAGCCGTTATCATGGCCCGACGCACGGCCGAGCCGACATGA
- a CDS encoding ribonuclease E inhibitor RraB: MSTILHEDVGSGILRRMKEGGFDFASVHPIEFYAIFPDQDRALKATRNFRGESLHAQVTERDEGDWYLQVSKVMHVTPAGIGDFAQDLESVVIPLGGELDGWGVTQQINAASSQE; encoded by the coding sequence ATGAGCACGATTCTGCACGAAGATGTTGGTAGCGGCATTTTGCGCCGCATGAAGGAAGGCGGATTCGATTTCGCCAGCGTCCATCCCATCGAGTTCTACGCCATTTTTCCCGACCAGGACCGGGCCCTGAAGGCCACCCGTAACTTCCGTGGCGAGAGCCTGCACGCCCAGGTCACCGAGCGTGACGAGGGCGACTGGTATCTGCAGGTCAGCAAGGTCATGCACGTGACGCCGGCCGGCATTGGGGATTTCGCTCAGGATCTGGAGTCGGTGGTGATCCCCCTGGGTGGTGAGCTGGACGGCTGGGGCGTGACCCAGCAGATCAACGCCGCCAGCTCGCAAGAGTAG
- a CDS encoding ARD/ARD' family protein produces MSRLSVHHQSSPQVPNKVLGHAEDIASTLAAVGIEFRELPLESRVQAGASEQEILAALGETLEQLKRDSDLSQAEVISIDQRHWPREGDKPVQAPVEVLADGAQLYLFLAGQGLLSLHVDDYVYALVGERNALISVPAGTRHWFDLGEFPHCAAIRLSAASAVAVRPSGDAIAASFPRLEG; encoded by the coding sequence ATGAGTCGCCTGAGCGTTCACCATCAGTCCAGCCCGCAGGTTCCCAACAAGGTGCTGGGCCACGCCGAAGACATCGCCAGCACCCTGGCGGCGGTCGGTATCGAGTTTCGCGAATTGCCGCTGGAAAGCCGGGTGCAGGCGGGCGCGAGCGAGCAGGAAATTCTGGCGGCGCTGGGCGAGACCCTGGAGCAGCTCAAGCGTGACAGCGACCTGAGCCAGGCCGAGGTGATCAGCATCGACCAGCGCCACTGGCCTCGCGAGGGCGACAAACCGGTTCAGGCGCCGGTCGAGGTGCTGGCCGACGGCGCGCAGCTGTACCTGTTCCTGGCCGGACAGGGCCTGCTGAGCCTGCATGTCGATGACTACGTGTATGCCCTGGTCGGTGAGCGCAATGCGCTGATCAGCGTGCCGGCCGGCACGCGTCACTGGTTCGACCTGGGCGAGTTTCCCCATTGCGCGGCGATTCGTCTGTCTGCCGCCAGCGCCGTGGCGGTGCGGCCAAGCGGCGATGCCATCGCTGCGAGCTTTCCGCGCCTCGAAGGCTAG
- a CDS encoding LTA synthase family protein gives MTPTAVQGTPQKTSNPLRSQLLFTLYSGLALLVMYTLLRIALLVYNRELIGDTPAAAFVEAFYNGMRFDLRVVVYACAPLLIALLSTRAMLARGWQRVWLTLFASITLFLGLAELDFYKEFHQRLNSLVFQYLQEDQATVMSMLWNGFPVARYLIAWVVITGLLWWMFSRFDRASRAKGLVALGAARPAVAWYWRVSVFFLCVLIAVIAARGHLRQGPPLRWGDAYTTESMFANQLGLNGTLTLVSAAQATFGAHRDNTWKSTMQDEQARQITRDMLLTPDDQLVDADSAAIRRIYTPPSDKTLPIRNVVVILMESFAGHSVGALGAPGNITPYFDKLSQEGLLFDRFFSNGTHTHQGMFATMACFPNLPSFEYLMRTPEGAHKFSGLPQLLSARGYDNLYVYNGNFQWDNQSGFFSNQGMTHFIGREDFVDPVFMDPTWGVSDQDMFDRGALELKTNYGQKPFYALLQTLSNHTPYALPKDLPVERVMIDGKEDLHRTAMRYSDWALGQFFEKARKEPYFNQTLFVIVGDHGYVAPDQLTDIDLHRFNVPLLLIAPGIQEKFGKVSHTVGTQIDIVPTIMGRLGGETRHQCWGRDLLNLPEGDTGVGVIKPSGGDQTVAIVTADQILVQPKDFEPRMYRYQLGAKPTATRIEGPVDETLKKRMEAFLQTATKSLLDNTAGVVDGLPDKPKP, from the coding sequence ATGACCCCTACAGCAGTTCAGGGCACCCCTCAGAAAACATCGAATCCCTTACGCAGCCAGTTGCTCTTCACCCTCTACAGCGGCCTGGCCCTGCTGGTGATGTACACGCTGCTGCGCATCGCTTTGCTGGTCTACAACCGCGAGCTGATCGGCGACACGCCGGCCGCTGCCTTCGTGGAGGCCTTCTACAACGGCATGCGCTTCGACCTGCGCGTGGTGGTTTATGCCTGCGCTCCGCTGCTGATCGCCTTGCTCAGCACCCGCGCCATGCTTGCCCGTGGCTGGCAGCGCGTGTGGCTGACCCTGTTCGCCAGCATCACGCTGTTTCTGGGCCTGGCCGAGCTGGATTTCTACAAGGAGTTTCACCAGCGCCTGAACAGCCTGGTATTCCAGTACCTGCAGGAAGACCAGGCCACGGTGATGAGCATGCTGTGGAACGGCTTTCCGGTAGCGCGCTACCTGATTGCCTGGGTCGTGATCACCGGCCTGCTGTGGTGGATGTTCAGCCGCTTCGACCGCGCCAGCCGTGCCAAAGGACTGGTTGCTCTGGGCGCCGCTCGGCCGGCGGTGGCCTGGTACTGGCGCGTGTCGGTATTTTTCCTGTGCGTGCTGATCGCGGTGATTGCCGCCCGCGGCCACCTGCGCCAGGGCCCGCCGCTGCGTTGGGGCGATGCCTATACCACCGAGTCGATGTTCGCCAACCAGCTGGGCCTCAATGGCACGCTGACCCTGGTCAGCGCCGCTCAGGCAACCTTCGGCGCGCACCGTGACAACACCTGGAAGTCGACCATGCAGGACGAGCAGGCCCGGCAGATCACCCGGGACATGCTGCTGACCCCAGACGACCAGTTGGTCGATGCCGATAGCGCCGCCATCCGCCGTATCTACACGCCGCCGAGCGACAAGACCCTGCCGATCCGCAACGTGGTGGTGATCCTGATGGAAAGCTTCGCCGGCCATTCGGTCGGCGCTCTCGGTGCTCCGGGCAACATCACCCCATATTTCGACAAGCTGAGTCAGGAAGGCCTGCTGTTCGACCGCTTCTTTTCCAACGGCACCCACACCCATCAGGGCATGTTCGCCACCATGGCGTGTTTCCCCAACCTGCCGAGCTTCGAGTACCTGATGCGCACGCCGGAAGGCGCGCACAAGTTCTCCGGCCTGCCGCAGCTGCTCAGCGCCCGGGGCTACGACAACCTGTACGTCTACAACGGCAATTTCCAGTGGGACAACCAGTCCGGTTTCTTCAGCAACCAGGGCATGACCCATTTCATCGGTCGTGAAGACTTCGTCGACCCGGTGTTCATGGACCCGACCTGGGGCGTGTCCGATCAGGACATGTTCGACCGCGGCGCCCTGGAGCTGAAAACCAATTACGGGCAGAAGCCGTTCTATGCGCTGCTGCAGACCCTTTCCAACCACACACCCTATGCGCTACCCAAGGACCTGCCGGTGGAGCGGGTGATGATCGACGGCAAGGAGGACCTGCACCGCACCGCCATGCGCTACTCGGATTGGGCGCTGGGACAGTTCTTCGAGAAGGCGCGCAAGGAGCCGTACTTCAATCAGACGCTGTTCGTGATCGTCGGTGACCATGGCTACGTCGCGCCCGATCAGCTGACCGATATAGACCTGCACCGTTTCAACGTGCCGCTCCTGCTGATCGCCCCCGGCATTCAGGAGAAGTTCGGCAAGGTCAGCCACACCGTCGGCACCCAGATCGATATCGTGCCGACCATCATGGGCCGCCTCGGTGGCGAGACGCGTCATCAGTGCTGGGGGCGCGATCTGCTCAATCTGCCTGAGGGTGATACGGGAGTGGGTGTGATCAAACCCTCGGGCGGTGATCAGACCGTGGCCATCGTCACGGCTGACCAGATACTCGTGCAGCCCAAGGATTTCGAGCCGCGCATGTACCGTTATCAGCTGGGGGCCAAGCCTACGGCCACACGCATCGAAGGCCCGGTCGACGAGACGTTGAAGAAGCGCATGGAGGCCTTCCTGCAAACCGCGACCAAGAGCCTGCTGGATAACACTGCTGGCGTGGTGGACGGCTTGCCTGACAAACCAAAGCCCTGA
- a CDS encoding transglutaminase family protein, producing MRLSIRHNTSYHYEDQVRASIQYLRLTPHDSSRQQILDWQLDLPRPARAQRDPYGNILHVLTLDEPHESIVIGAQGLVEIDESSDAEHESQSALPFLRFTRLTEADAALREFAWKQCAQRRDRNALIDLMHGLNDHIRYQPGTTAVETSAAEAFAGRQGVCQDHAHAFLACTRSLGIPARYVSGYLVTDNQDHLASHAWAEAWLDGAWYSFDVTNCLARPERHLKLAIGLDYLDACPVRGMRRGGGSERMMARVDVEPLIQVQAQ from the coding sequence ATGAGACTGTCCATTCGCCACAACACCAGCTATCACTACGAGGATCAGGTGCGGGCCAGCATCCAGTACCTGCGCCTTACACCCCATGACAGCAGCCGCCAGCAGATTCTCGACTGGCAGCTGGATCTGCCGCGCCCGGCTCGTGCGCAGCGCGACCCCTACGGCAACATTCTGCACGTGCTGACCCTGGACGAGCCCCACGAGTCGATCGTCATCGGCGCCCAGGGCCTGGTGGAAATCGACGAGTCCAGCGATGCCGAGCACGAGAGCCAGTCGGCGCTGCCGTTCCTGCGTTTCACCCGGCTGACCGAGGCGGATGCAGCGCTGCGTGAGTTCGCCTGGAAGCAGTGCGCCCAGCGCCGTGATCGCAACGCACTAATCGACCTCATGCATGGCCTAAACGACCACATTCGTTACCAGCCCGGGACGACGGCCGTGGAGACCAGCGCTGCCGAAGCGTTCGCCGGGCGCCAGGGCGTCTGTCAGGATCACGCCCACGCCTTTCTCGCTTGCACGCGCAGCCTCGGCATCCCGGCGCGCTACGTGTCCGGCTATCTGGTCACCGATAATCAGGATCATTTGGCCAGCCACGCCTGGGCTGAAGCCTGGCTGGATGGCGCCTGGTACAGCTTCGACGTGACCAACTGTCTGGCACGCCCGGAGCGTCATCTCAAGCTGGCCATCGGTCTCGATTATCTGGATGCCTGCCCAGTACGCGGCATGCGCCGTGGCGGCGGCAGCGAGCGGATGATGGCGCGGGTCGATGTCGAGCCGCTGATTCAGGTGCAGGCGCAGTGA
- a CDS encoding alpha-E domain-containing protein translates to MLSRTASDLYWMSRYLERAENLARMLDVSYSLSLMPQDGRRDGLDELAMPLLITGTMEDYQQRHGALHAERILHFFALDAENPASIYSCLDAARSNAHAVRGRITADMWENINATWLEIRGIAEQGLGRYGISRFCEWVKERSHLFRGATFGTIVRGEAYRFIRLGTFIERADNTLRLLDSRYELMGEDVDEIDGRPAHSYYQWSALLRALSSFEAFAEIYRGSPGARKVSELLLLRREVPRSLSACMDELYQMLAGLPGDNGRPAQRLAAELNARLRYTSIDEVLEEGLHAWLTEFIEQIHDLGSAIHTSYLEVA, encoded by the coding sequence ATGTTATCGAGAACCGCCTCTGACCTGTACTGGATGTCCCGCTACCTGGAGCGCGCGGAAAACCTGGCGCGTATGCTGGACGTCAGCTATTCGCTGTCGCTGATGCCCCAGGATGGGCGTCGTGATGGCCTGGACGAGCTGGCGATGCCGCTGCTGATCACCGGCACCATGGAGGATTACCAGCAACGCCACGGCGCGCTGCACGCCGAGCGCATCCTGCACTTCTTCGCTCTGGACGCCGAGAACCCGGCGAGCATCTACAGCTGCCTGGACGCGGCGCGCAGCAATGCCCATGCCGTGCGCGGACGCATCACTGCCGACATGTGGGAAAACATCAACGCCACCTGGCTGGAAATCCGTGGCATCGCCGAGCAGGGGCTGGGTCGTTATGGCATCAGCCGTTTCTGCGAGTGGGTCAAGGAGCGCTCGCACCTATTCCGCGGCGCCACCTTCGGCACCATCGTGCGCGGCGAGGCTTACCGCTTCATCCGTCTGGGGACCTTCATCGAACGCGCCGACAACACCCTGCGTCTGCTCGATTCACGCTACGAGCTGATGGGCGAGGACGTCGACGAGATCGATGGCCGGCCGGCCCACAGCTATTACCAGTGGAGCGCCTTGCTGCGCGCATTGTCATCGTTCGAGGCTTTCGCCGAGATTTATCGCGGCTCGCCCGGCGCGCGCAAGGTCTCGGAGTTACTGCTGCTGCGCCGCGAGGTACCGCGCTCGCTGAGTGCCTGCATGGACGAGTTGTACCAGATGCTTGCCGGCCTGCCCGGCGACAACGGCCGCCCGGCGCAGCGCCTGGCAGCCGAACTTAATGCGCGGCTGCGCTACACCAGCATCGACGAGGTGCTGGAGGAGGGGCTGCACGCCTGGCTGACCGAGTTCATCGAGCAGATTCATGATCTCGGCAGCGCCATCCACACGTCCTATCTGGAGGTCGCATGA
- a CDS encoding circularly permuted type 2 ATP-grasp protein, whose protein sequence is MTRAFYDEMHLPDGTCRPHYQAFSRWLQETPQDLLDQRRREADLLFHRAGITFTLYGDAQGTERLIPFDIIPRSIPASEWRIVESGCIQRVQALNMFLADLYHDQRIIKAGLIPAEQVLANEGYQLAMQGLDLHRDLYAHIAGVDLVRDGDGTYYVLEDNLRTPSGVSYMLEDRKMMMRLFPELFANQRIAPIDHYPSLLLDTLKSSSPLDNPTVVVLTPGRFNSAYFEHAFLAREMGVELVEGADLFVRDDKLFMRTTAGARQVDVVYRRLDDAFLDPLAFNPESMLGVPGLLSTYRSGNVVLANAIGTGVADDKSIYPYVGEMIRFYLDEEPILKNVPTWQCRKPAELSHVLANLKDLVVKETQGSGGYGMLVGPAASNAEIEAFRLRLIARPEAYIAQPTLCLSTCPTFVENGIAPRHIDLRPFVLSGKETRIVPGGLTRVALREGSLVVNSSQGGGTKDTWVVED, encoded by the coding sequence ATGACCCGCGCCTTTTACGACGAGATGCACCTGCCGGACGGCACCTGCCGCCCCCATTACCAGGCCTTTTCCCGCTGGCTGCAGGAAACCCCCCAGGATCTGCTCGACCAACGCCGCCGCGAGGCGGATCTGCTTTTTCACCGCGCCGGCATCACCTTCACCCTGTATGGCGACGCGCAAGGCACCGAGCGACTGATTCCCTTCGACATCATCCCGCGCAGCATTCCGGCCAGCGAATGGCGCATCGTCGAGAGTGGCTGCATCCAGCGCGTGCAGGCGCTGAACATGTTTCTGGCCGACCTTTATCACGATCAGCGCATTATCAAGGCCGGGCTGATTCCGGCCGAGCAGGTGTTGGCCAACGAGGGCTATCAGTTGGCGATGCAGGGCCTCGATCTGCACCGTGACCTGTATGCGCATATCGCCGGCGTTGACTTGGTACGCGATGGCGACGGCACTTACTACGTGCTCGAGGACAACCTGCGTACCCCCAGCGGTGTGAGCTACATGCTCGAAGACCGCAAGATGATGATGCGTCTGTTTCCTGAGCTCTTCGCCAACCAGCGCATCGCGCCCATCGATCATTATCCCAGCTTGCTGCTCGACACCCTGAAGAGCTCCAGCCCCCTCGACAACCCGACCGTGGTGGTACTCACGCCCGGGCGCTTCAACAGCGCCTATTTCGAGCACGCCTTCCTCGCCCGGGAGATGGGCGTCGAATTGGTGGAAGGCGCCGACCTGTTCGTGCGCGACGACAAACTGTTCATGCGCACCACCGCCGGTGCCAGGCAGGTCGACGTGGTGTATCGCCGCCTGGACGACGCCTTTCTCGATCCGCTGGCCTTCAACCCGGAGTCGATGCTCGGCGTGCCGGGGCTGCTGTCCACCTATCGCTCGGGTAACGTTGTGCTGGCCAATGCCATCGGCACCGGCGTGGCGGACGACAAATCGATTTACCCCTACGTCGGCGAGATGATTCGCTTCTACTTGGACGAGGAGCCGATCCTCAAGAACGTGCCGACCTGGCAATGCCGCAAGCCGGCAGAGCTGTCTCACGTGCTGGCCAATCTCAAGGACCTGGTGGTCAAGGAGACCCAGGGTTCTGGCGGCTACGGCATGCTCGTCGGCCCGGCTGCCAGCAACGCAGAAATCGAGGCCTTCCGCCTGCGCCTGATCGCCCGGCCCGAAGCCTATATCGCCCAGCCGACGCTGTGCCTGTCGACTTGCCCGACCTTCGTGGAGAACGGCATCGCGCCGCGGCACATCGACCTGCGGCCCTTCGTGCTGTCCGGCAAGGAGACGCGCATCGTGCCCGGCGGCCTGACCCGTGTAGCGCTGCGTGAAGGCTCGCTGGTAGTCAACTCGTCCCAGGGCGGCGGTACCAAGGACACCTGGGTGGTGGAGGACTGA
- a CDS encoding protealysin inhibitor emfourin: MNKLPPLTDEAWVRISRQGGFAAIAALSRPREIDFAQCDPEQRGQVCSLLEACLPIASSQPGQGDRRFYRIELRACAERAQEMVLNVPEEQAPRDLVTLWEKGL; this comes from the coding sequence ATGAACAAACTGCCGCCGTTGACCGACGAGGCATGGGTGCGCATATCGCGCCAGGGCGGCTTCGCAGCGATTGCCGCGCTCAGCCGCCCGCGGGAGATCGACTTCGCCCAGTGCGACCCCGAACAGCGTGGCCAGGTGTGTTCGCTACTCGAAGCTTGCCTGCCGATAGCCAGCAGCCAGCCCGGCCAGGGCGACCGACGCTTCTATCGCATCGAGCTTCGAGCTTGCGCCGAGCGCGCGCAGGAGATGGTGTTGAACGTTCCCGAGGAGCAGGCTCCCCGGGATCTGGTGACACTTTGGGAAAAAGGACTGTAG
- a CDS encoding methylated-DNA--[protein]-cysteine S-methyltransferase, whose amino-acid sequence MFYRYQESPIGRLFMVGDEQGLQQLLMDVERTPWRIGDGWQEAGSQLDEASRQLDEYFAGRRQRFELRLNPQGTPFQQAVWRALQQIPFGKIDSYSALAQRIERPKAVRAVGAANGANPICIIIPCHRVIGRDGSLTGFAGGLPRKQLLLELEGAVPCPQASLFD is encoded by the coding sequence ATGTTCTATCGCTATCAGGAGAGCCCCATCGGCCGTCTGTTCATGGTCGGAGACGAGCAGGGTCTTCAGCAGTTACTGATGGACGTGGAGCGCACGCCCTGGCGGATCGGCGACGGCTGGCAGGAGGCAGGCTCGCAACTCGATGAGGCCAGCCGGCAACTGGACGAATATTTCGCAGGCCGCCGCCAGCGCTTCGAGCTGCGCCTCAACCCGCAGGGCACGCCGTTCCAGCAGGCGGTGTGGCGGGCGCTGCAGCAGATTCCCTTCGGCAAGATCGACAGCTACAGCGCGCTGGCCCAGCGTATCGAACGGCCCAAGGCGGTACGCGCCGTGGGCGCGGCCAATGGCGCCAACCCGATCTGCATCATCATTCCCTGCCACCGGGTGATCGGCCGCGACGGCAGCCTGACCGGCTTTGCCGGCGGCTTGCCGCGCAAACAGCTGCTGCTGGAGCTCGAAGGTGCGGTGCCGTGCCCTCAGGCCAGCCTGTTCGATTAG
- a CDS encoding DNA-3-methyladenine glycosylase family protein, with product MTNTLLTLPYQAPWDWQQFHAHFQLRAIAGQECLGERDYCRSFRLGEVTGWFRVTALPDQHALTLEHSESAKACQPELMQRVRRMFDLDAQPALIAAHFAADPHLAAMLVRNPGLRLPTAFDAFEQAVRAIVGQQVTVKAAVTITGRLVARLGEPLAEAPNGIDRLFPTPAAIAEANLDGIGMPGKRVQTLQHFAAQVDSGALRLDISQGASELIERLCALPGIGPWTAEYIALRAFGDADAFPASDLGLIKAPIWGPAGISARQLQVHAEAWRPWRAYAAAHLWHNYSGG from the coding sequence ATGACCAACACCCTCCTCACCCTGCCATACCAGGCGCCCTGGGACTGGCAGCAGTTCCACGCACACTTTCAGCTGCGCGCCATCGCCGGCCAGGAATGCCTGGGTGAGCGTGACTACTGCCGCAGCTTTCGCCTGGGCGAAGTCACCGGCTGGTTTCGCGTTACCGCCCTGCCCGACCAGCACGCCCTGACCCTGGAGCACAGCGAATCGGCCAAAGCCTGCCAGCCGGAACTGATGCAGCGCGTGCGGCGCATGTTCGACCTGGATGCGCAACCTGCGCTGATCGCCGCACATTTCGCGGCCGACCCACATCTGGCAGCGATGCTGGTCCGTAATCCCGGCCTGCGCCTGCCGACCGCCTTCGATGCCTTCGAGCAGGCGGTACGCGCCATCGTCGGCCAACAGGTCACGGTCAAGGCCGCGGTGACCATCACCGGGCGGCTGGTAGCGCGCCTCGGTGAACCGCTGGCGGAGGCTCCCAATGGCATCGACCGGCTGTTCCCCACGCCAGCCGCCATTGCCGAGGCCAACCTCGATGGCATCGGCATGCCCGGCAAACGGGTGCAGACCCTGCAGCACTTCGCCGCCCAAGTCGACAGCGGCGCGCTGCGCCTGGACATCAGCCAGGGCGCAAGCGAGCTGATCGAGCGGCTGTGCGCCCTGCCCGGCATCGGTCCGTGGACGGCGGAATACATCGCCCTGCGCGCCTTCGGCGATGCCGATGCCTTTCCGGCCAGCGACCTGGGCCTGATCAAGGCGCCGATCTGGGGCCCGGCCGGCATCAGCGCCCGCCAGCTGCAAGTGCATGCAGAAGCCTGGAGGCCTTGGCGCGCTTACGCTGCCGCGCACCTTTGGCACAACTATTCGGGAGGCTGA